From the genome of Salarias fasciatus chromosome 22, fSalaFa1.1, whole genome shotgun sequence:
TATTAATCAGTAATCATATTATCCTTAAACTAGCATTCATGCAAATCACGGATAAAAAATGCTCCGAACTCACACTATTCTGGGAAATCAGCTTTCATTTGCATACACACAGCTACATGTTTGTTGACTTGAAAGTATAGTCAAACCAATTCCATGCAAGGCAGGGAACCAGAATCTTTGGGAAAGAAAAACTCAACGTGCACAGTCGAACATCCAAACCCTATACTGAAAAAACGTCTATCCAGGAATCAGTCAGCCTTGTTTTATCATATCAAGGATTAATTTTACCTTATTTTATTGACCATCGCAAAGCAAGagaaattttttatttatttatttttttttaaattacacacTTAATGTTTTGTATATTTATAGCCTGTTTGTTGTATATGTGCTGTGCATGGGTTTTCTTTCTGGCCACCATAAGTAGTATCTTAACAGTATTAaagaaataatattttattaaaatgttgattgttaaataaatgtttagtGTCATTAATTGATGTTTTATGAACGTCTATCAATAATAATTTAAACAGGAAGATAGATCTTTCAAAACTGTAATGACTCCGCCCCTTCACCCTCTAGCCAATCAGCATCGAAagctggagggaggtggagctCAGCTTCTCTCCTTGAATAAAGAAAGACATCACAATTTTCGATCGTTGGTCGCCATTTTGAAGATTCGCCGTTTCAAGTGGGAGCTGAGTTTAACGCGgaacaattttattttttctctcgaGTTTCAGTGATATTCTTCACGGAACAACGGATCAATGTCTCGCTTCAACAATAATCGTGGTGGCTTGGGTATGAATCAATTTCAGCCACGAAGAGGCGGTGGCCCCGGCGGCCCCATGCGTGGTGGCCTAATGGGAAACCCACATTTCAGGAATCATCCTTTCGCAAATCACAACCAAAACCGCAGAGGATCGGGTAACAACTTCAACAGACCCCAAAATATGGGGGAACAGACGACCCCCCAGAAGCCACAGCAGAACCAGTCGCTTCCGATCATTCCTCCGCCGAGTCCCGGCCCGGCTCTGACCATGAAAGGTCCGATGCAGCAGGATATTAAACCGACACAACAGGAGCTACAGGACAAACAGAAACCAACAACCCCGACTGCTACTGCTCAGCCCAAGATTCAGTCCCCACCACCGAAGCCCAATGTCACCTCTCCTCAACCGGAGCAGCCCAATAACGCCCAGAACCAGCAGTTGAAGTCGCCGGCCGGCAACACGAatggaaaaaagcagcaacCGCAACCAAGCCCCAAATCTAGTCCACAGGAAGGTCCGAAAGCTGGCCCTCAGCAGGGCCCGAAATCTGGACCTCAGCAGGGTCCGAAGTCTGGACCTCAGCAAGGTCCGAAATCCGGCCATCCGCAGGGTCCCAGGTCTGGTCCTCAGCAGGGTCCCAGGTCCGGTCCTCAGCAGGGTCCGAGGTCCGGTCCTCAGCAGGGTCCGAGGTCCGGTCCTCAGCAGGGTCCGAGAGCCGGTCCTCAACAGGGTCCAAGATCTGGACCTCAGCAGGGCCCGAGGTCCGGTCCTCAACATAATGCGAGATCCGGTTCTCAACAGGGACACAGATCAGGGCCTCAACAGGGCCAGAAGTCTGGGCCTCACCAGGGCCAGAAGTTAGGGCCGCCGATGTCCAAATCCAGGCAGAACTTAGAGGAAGACACTGGAAACGATTCAATGGAGCAGGAAACCAAGGTTTGCATCttttgttttcacctttttttccgAACGGGTGTTGAAAAATCGTCTTTGCTTCATACCATGACAGCCTTTCCTGTGCCGCGGCCACGCACACGTTAGCTTGTGGCTACAGCTAGCGGCCATATTGCGAAAACGACAACAAAGCAACGTTTGCTGTTCTTCAGCTGCTTTATCTGGCGCCATAAATGTTTTTTCGAGTGTTTAGGAGGCGTCCAGTTCGAAAATTTGTCTGAAATACCGAACTTCTAAATGTAGGTCATGTTTGTTTATGACACAAAGATGGTGGGGGATGGGCGGGTTGGGATTGATTAGTTGTGTAATTGTGTTTAAGGTTGAAGGCGTCTCGGTTTTAATTCAGCTGTCTCGTGTAAACCACTCTGGCAATTCCTATATCCATGAATATGTTCCTCTATTACCATTGTCCGTTTTGAGGAAGTGTAATGTTGCTTCATTGTTCAACAGGAGTTTAAGGCAACACTGTCCATGTTACTGAAGCCTGGGGAGAAGACATACACCCAACGGTGTCGTTTGTTCGTTGGCAACCTGCCCAATGACCTTTCAGAAGAAGATTTCAGGAAGCTTTTTGCCAAATATGGAGAGCCGAGTGAGGTCTTCATAAACAAAAGCAAGGGTTTTGGTTTCATCAGACTGGTAAGATAtcttatttgtgttttaatttaacttttgaTTCCCAAAGTAATTTCATGGAATACTTTATCCATAGGAATCTCGTGCCCTGGCTGAGATTGCCAAAGCAGAGTTGGATGACACACCAATGAAAGGCAGACCTCTGCGTGTTCGCTTTGCTACACACTCTGCAGCATTGTCTGTGAAAAATCTGTCGCCGTTTGTTTCCAACGAGCTTTTAGAAGAAGCTTTCTCACAGTTTGGGATGGTGGAGAGAGCTATTGTTATTGTGGATGATCGTGGGCGTTCCACAGGGAGAGGGATTGTGGAGTTTGCCTCCAGGCCTGCTGCCAGGAAGGCATTGGAACGGTGCAATGAGGGTGTCTTCCTTCTGACCACGTAAGAGTTTAATTCACTTGTAATAGGTTGTTTGTTTAAAAGTGTCTGACAGTTTGATGTTATGTCATATACCAAGGAAATGTCTGAAATAGATTTTGCTGTCTTTTTAGGTCACCTCGGCCTGTTATTGTTGAGCCGCTGGAGCAGTTTGACAGTGAGGATGGTCTCCCAGAGAAACTGGCACAAAAGAATCCCAGATATCAGGCGTAAGCACATCACCTTTGATCttattcttttccttttgtaGTGGCGACTCTTATTTGATCTTAAAGGCGACatataatgcttttttttcactttgtgaagagtttcttatagtagtatgtgttgccgtagcctcatttacgttcacattttaaaatggtctgtttcctccctgtcttgcaacaacacattttgggaaaatgcctgctgaaacaGTCGAGTATGAGTTGGGTCTGCTtatccacctgtgtgtgtgtgtgtgtgtgtgtgtgtgtgtgtgtgtgtgtgtgtgtgtgtgtgtgtgtgtgtgtgtgtgtgtgtgtgtgtgcgcgcagacACGTTCAAGTGCACACTGGAAAGcagactcagaaacagcctgttctgaggagggctcgtcaGAGCAACCTTTTAGTCCACTGAAACtccaaaggatgaatttggggcgaacaaacttaaatactatgtttttgagCTTCTGTCAAGGACAAtatatatgagacacggagcggattatcgatGGGTGTAGATTACCTCGTACAATCGggtccgaaatacaatccgttAGGACGCGAATCCACTCAGGCGTGTATATGACACATTTGCAGTCTTCTTCACCCTACAATTCGATTATACGGGGTTCATGTGAACGGGGGCCATTGTGAGTTAGATATTTACTTGTGTTAATCAAGATGAGGATTGTTGAGTAGCTCGTTTTAACCTGCTTGTCCTTAATTTCAACTTGCATACTTCAGTC
Proteins encoded in this window:
- the sfpq gene encoding splicing factor, proline- and glutamine-rich isoform X1, which encodes MSRFNNNRGGLGMNQFQPRRGGGPGGPMRGGLMGNPHFRNHPFANHNQNRRGSGNNFNRPQNMGEQTTPQKPQQNQSLPIIPPPSPGPALTMKGPMQQDIKPTQQELQDKQKPTTPTATAQPKIQSPPPKPNVTSPQPEQPNNAQNQQLKSPAGNTNGKKQQPQPSPKSSPQEGPKAGPQQGPKSGPQQGPKSGPQQGPKSGHPQGPRSGPQQGPRSGPQQGPRSGPQQGPRSGPQQGPRAGPQQGPRSGPQQGPRSGPQHNARSGSQQGHRSGPQQGQKSGPHQGQKLGPPMSKSRQNLEEDTGNDSMEQETKEFKATLSMLLKPGEKTYTQRCRLFVGNLPNDLSEEDFRKLFAKYGEPSEVFINKSKGFGFIRLESRALAEIAKAELDDTPMKGRPLRVRFATHSAALSVKNLSPFVSNELLEEAFSQFGMVERAIVIVDDRGRSTGRGIVEFASRPAARKALERCNEGVFLLTTSPRPVIVEPLEQFDSEDGLPEKLAQKNPRYQAERDEPPRFARPGTFEFEYSKRWKSLDEMEKQQRQQVEKNMQEAREKLESEMDDAYHEHQANLLRQDLLRRQEELRRMEELHSQEMQKRKEMQLRQEEERRRREEEMIRKREMEEQVRRQREENYRMGNFMDRERELRMHPGGAMGMSEMSFGSNQKFPMSGMGFEGQQGPSSAGLMGNEMRNERFNQGGPRGMGPGNPGYGRVREEFDGPAKKPRF
- the sfpq gene encoding splicing factor, proline- and glutamine-rich isoform X2; translation: MSRFNNNRGGLGMNQFQPRRGGGPGGPMRGGLMGNPHFRNHPFANHNQNRRGSGNNFNRPQNMGEQTTPQKPQQNQSLPIIPPPSPGPALTMKGPMQQDIKPTQQELQDKQKPTTPTATAQPKIQSPPPKPNVTSPQPEQPNNAQNQQLKSPAGNTNGKKQQPQPSPKSSPQEGPKAGPQQGPKSGPQQGPKSGPQQGPKSGHPQGPRSGPQQGPRSGPQQGPRSGPQQGPRSGPQQGPRAGPQQGPRSGPQQGPRSGPQHNARSGSQQGHRSGPQQGQKSGPHQGQKLGPPMSKSRQNLEEDTGNDSMEQETKEFKATLSMLLKPGEKTYTQRCRLFVGNLPNDLSEEDFRKLFAKYGEPSEVFINKSKGFGFIRLESRALAEIAKAELDDTPMKGRPLRVRFATHSAALSVKNLSPFVSNELLEEAFSQFGMVERAIVIVDDRGRSTGRGIVEFASRPAARKALERCNEGVFLLTTSPRPVIVEPLEQFDSEDGLPEKLAQKNPRYQAERDEPPRFARPGTFEFEYSKRWKSLDEMEKQQRQQVEKNMQEAREKLESEMDDAYHEHQANLLRQDLLRRQEELRRMEELHSQEMQKRKEMQLRQEEERRRREEEMIRKREMEEQVRRQREENYRMGNFMDRERELRMHPEMSFGSNQKFPMSGMGFEGQQGPSSAGLMGNEMRNERFNQGGPRGMGPGNPGYGRVREEFDGPAKKPRF